In Streptomyces durocortorensis, a genomic segment contains:
- a CDS encoding phosphopantetheine-binding protein gives MSFQDQTLASATSDAAPAAVVAELISLLADVLKVRPEQLDPGLTFRSMGIGSVATLQFVSVVNAHYGTGLKPTALFAHPTLLAFAGQVAREAGVVEERETAPPEPATSVTPDATQDILGFLRERLAGILGCEPAALDPSAPFNLLGVDSIRGAKFVAAINDAYRMNEPAVTLLDRPGLAAMAAHIARVAKAEGPPAADGPAADEELGALLDAVRADRLSVDEALTRLPHQA, from the coding sequence ATGTCCTTTCAAGACCAGACTCTCGCCTCGGCGACCTCCGACGCGGCACCGGCCGCGGTGGTCGCCGAGCTCATATCGCTGCTCGCCGACGTGCTGAAGGTGCGGCCCGAGCAGCTCGATCCCGGGCTGACGTTCCGGTCGATGGGCATCGGGTCCGTAGCGACCCTCCAGTTCGTCTCCGTGGTCAACGCCCATTACGGAACGGGCCTCAAGCCCACAGCCCTGTTCGCCCACCCCACGCTGCTGGCGTTCGCCGGGCAGGTGGCACGCGAGGCCGGTGTCGTGGAGGAACGGGAGACGGCGCCCCCGGAGCCCGCCACGTCTGTCACGCCCGACGCCACGCAGGACATCCTCGGCTTTCTGCGCGAGCGTCTGGCGGGGATACTGGGCTGCGAGCCGGCGGCCCTGGACCCCTCGGCCCCCTTCAACCTGCTGGGCGTCGACTCCATCCGCGGGGCGAAGTTCGTCGCCGCCATCAACGACGCGTATCGCATGAACGAGCCCGCCGTCACCCTGCTCGACCGCCCCGGGCTCGCCGCGATGGCCGCTCATATCGCGCGCGTAGCCAAGGCGGAGGGGCCGCCCGCCGCCGACGGCCCGGCGGCCGACGAAGAACTGGGCGCGCTCCTCGACGCGGTGCGCGCGGACCGGCTTTCGGTGGACGAGGCGCTCACGCGGCTGCCTCACCAGGCGTGA
- a CDS encoding 4'-phosphopantetheinyl transferase family protein, translated as MDEREILTRFKAGLLEREQAVWLLAERRRAPGRGTDGGFPPLAPAPASPAPVSASPAPASGAAAAPVSGAAAPVFLPLPGGAHEPIKLWYCSNDELDSALAVTLARHWLDEEEQETASRFLFEHDRRQYLVAHALVRRVLALESGLPEAEAVIWRSARGRPFLERPPVGLPRGGQELDFNLSHAEGHNLLGVVRSHRIGVDVERVDRGEQGLDAIIETFAQDERDWVARAAPGRTRDCRTLRLWTLKEAYSKARGLGLGLPFDSFSFTLHEERGVLAFRPPESEAALPWRFLELEPEPGVLAAVALLADADVPSVLQLHRGFPWSRKAPELLGLPEPVAGR; from the coding sequence ATGGACGAACGCGAAATACTCACCCGGTTCAAGGCCGGCCTCCTGGAGCGCGAGCAGGCCGTGTGGCTCCTCGCGGAACGGCGGAGGGCACCCGGACGCGGAACGGACGGCGGCTTCCCGCCCCTGGCCCCGGCGCCCGCCTCCCCGGCCCCGGTATCCGCCTCCCCGGCCCCGGCGTCCGGTGCGGCGGCGGCTCCGGTGTCCGGTGCGGCGGCTCCGGTGTTCCTGCCGCTGCCCGGCGGGGCCCATGAGCCCATCAAGCTCTGGTACTGCTCCAACGACGAGCTCGACTCCGCACTCGCCGTCACCCTGGCCCGGCACTGGCTCGACGAGGAGGAGCAGGAGACCGCGAGCCGCTTTCTGTTCGAACACGACCGGCGGCAGTATCTGGTCGCCCACGCCCTCGTTCGGCGCGTACTCGCGCTGGAGAGCGGCCTGCCCGAGGCGGAAGCCGTGATCTGGCGGTCCGCACGGGGGCGGCCGTTCCTGGAGCGGCCCCCCGTCGGACTGCCGCGCGGCGGACAGGAGCTGGACTTCAACCTGTCCCATGCCGAGGGCCACAACCTGCTCGGCGTGGTGCGCAGCCACCGGATCGGGGTGGACGTGGAGCGCGTCGACCGCGGTGAGCAGGGGCTCGACGCGATCATCGAGACCTTCGCGCAGGACGAACGGGACTGGGTGGCGCGGGCCGCGCCGGGCCGTACCCGGGACTGCCGGACCCTGCGGCTGTGGACGCTGAAGGAGGCGTACTCCAAGGCGCGCGGGCTGGGCCTCGGGCTCCCCTTCGACAGCTTCTCCTTCACCCTGCACGAGGAGCGCGGGGTCCTTGCGTTCAGGCCGCCCGAGTCCGAAGCGGCCCTGCCGTGGCGGTTCCTGGAGCTCGAACCCGAGCCCGGTGTGCTGGCGGCCGTGGCACTCCTCGCCGACGCCGACGTACCCTCCGTCCTCCAGTTGCACCGCGGCTTCCCCTGGAGCCGGAAGGCGCCGGAGCTGCTGGGGCTGCCGGAGCCGGTCGCCGGCCGCTGA
- a CDS encoding ScbR family autoregulator-binding transcription factor, which yields MERQMQDRALRTRELLLRAAAEEFDAAGYAGTGLNKIAKRAGLTVGALYFHFESKEGIARAVMMAQPESIEPHVDTQGLQRIVDITRVWSHQLLKDPLLRAGVRLSVEQGSFGVNDISPYLQWRDVMEQCLCDARDSGELLPGVDPRWVAEFVVSACTGVQLYAQLVNGRKDLPERTVEMWRLLLPGIATPGTLPRIDLSPRRGDKS from the coding sequence ATGGAACGTCAGATGCAGGACCGTGCGCTGCGCACACGTGAATTGCTGTTGCGCGCCGCGGCGGAGGAGTTCGACGCGGCCGGGTACGCGGGGACGGGGCTCAACAAGATCGCGAAGCGGGCCGGGCTGACGGTGGGGGCGCTGTACTTCCACTTCGAGTCGAAGGAAGGCATCGCGAGGGCGGTCATGATGGCGCAGCCCGAGAGCATCGAGCCGCACGTCGACACCCAGGGCCTGCAACGCATCGTGGACATCACCCGGGTGTGGTCGCACCAGCTCCTGAAGGACCCGCTGCTGCGCGCCGGTGTACGGCTCTCGGTGGAGCAGGGCAGCTTCGGCGTCAACGACATCTCGCCCTACCTCCAGTGGCGGGACGTCATGGAGCAGTGCCTGTGCGACGCCCGGGACAGCGGGGAGCTGCTGCCGGGGGTCGACCCGAGGTGGGTGGCCGAGTTCGTCGTCAGCGCGTGCACCGGCGTCCAGCTGTACGCGCAGCTGGTGAACGGCCGGAAGGACCTGCCGGAGCGCACGGTCGAGATGTGGCGGCTGCTGCTCCCGGGGATCGCCACGCCCGGGACCCTGCCCCGTATCGATCTCAGCCCGCGGCGCGGCGACAAGTCCTGA
- a CDS encoding ScbA/BarX family gamma-butyrolactone biosynthesis protein — protein sequence MPSTATVTLAPPVAFVAGELVHKARPGSVLLTGLRPDGSDGFVVSAHWPEVHEYYAARGAALDLLLLTETVRQSFPLLCHSAYDVPLGHHLLWDDFGYELTPAALAPGDRSGPVELHVTCLESTRRGSRAAALTLLISVVRGGRPLAECTTRLTVQSPAVYRRLRAGRGTPEAVTALPAAPIAPIAPSVLGRTRLRDVVLSPAVGLGRWRLRVDTTHPLFFDHPLDHAPGLLLLEAARQAALMLPSDHPQSVTGMETSFHRYVELDAPCRIEARPLDPAPEGHRRTVVSLWQDGVECFTATVRLARKAGPGPAALVRAGGDVIPFPR from the coding sequence ATGCCAAGCACCGCCACCGTCACCCTTGCCCCGCCCGTCGCGTTCGTCGCGGGGGAGCTCGTTCACAAGGCCCGCCCCGGATCGGTGCTGCTCACCGGTCTGCGGCCCGACGGAAGTGACGGGTTCGTGGTCTCGGCCCACTGGCCCGAGGTGCACGAGTACTACGCGGCCAGGGGGGCCGCGCTCGACCTGCTCCTCCTCACCGAGACGGTGCGCCAGTCCTTTCCCCTGCTGTGCCACAGCGCCTACGACGTCCCCCTCGGGCATCACCTGCTGTGGGACGACTTCGGTTATGAGCTGACCCCGGCGGCCCTGGCCCCGGGCGACCGGAGCGGACCCGTCGAACTCCACGTCACCTGCCTGGAGTCGACCCGTCGCGGCAGCCGGGCGGCAGCGCTCACCCTGCTCATATCCGTGGTCCGGGGCGGGCGGCCGCTCGCCGAGTGCACCACGCGCCTGACCGTGCAGTCCCCGGCCGTCTACCGGCGACTGCGGGCGGGCCGCGGCACCCCCGAAGCCGTCACCGCCCTGCCCGCCGCCCCCATCGCGCCGATCGCGCCGTCGGTCCTGGGGCGCACCCGGCTGCGCGATGTCGTCCTCAGCCCCGCGGTGGGCCTCGGCCGGTGGCGGCTGAGGGTGGACACCACGCACCCCCTCTTCTTCGACCACCCCCTCGACCACGCCCCGGGCCTGCTCCTCCTGGAGGCCGCCCGCCAGGCCGCCCTGATGCTCCCCTCCGACCACCCCCAGTCCGTGACGGGCATGGAGACCTCCTTCCACCGCTACGTCGAGCTCGACGCTCCGTGCCGGATCGAGGCGCGCCCGCTGGACCCGGCCCCGGAGGGCCACCGGCGTACGGTCGTCTCGCTGTGGCAGGACGGGGTCGAGTGCTTCACCGCCACGGTGCGGCTCGCCCGGAAGGCGGGTCCCGGGCCCGCCGCCCTGGTGCGGGCGGGCGGGGACGTCATTCCGTTCCCCCGGTAG
- a CDS encoding SDR family NAD(P)-dependent oxidoreductase — protein MTRDTGLLRDRVMMITGASSGIGAAAGRVFADEGATVVLMARREDRLRELADRIAAGGGRAMVAAGDVTREGEVERVVTEAVARFGRLDGAFNNAGYATSGSLLHETDGSVFEQIMAVNVRGVWNCMRHQIPAMLGSGRPASIVNTSSVAGVQATGASSAYVAAKHAVLGLTRAAAAEYGRRGVRVNALVVGSTRTEMMDQVLKDTPSLEEDFVGRSIQKRMAEPEEIARNAAWLCSDQASFVTGVAMPVDGGWTAA, from the coding sequence ATGACTAGGGACACAGGCTTGCTGCGGGACAGAGTCATGATGATCACGGGGGCATCCAGCGGGATCGGGGCGGCGGCGGGGCGCGTGTTCGCCGACGAGGGCGCGACCGTGGTGCTCATGGCGCGGCGCGAGGACCGGCTGCGCGAGCTCGCCGACCGGATAGCCGCGGGCGGGGGGCGCGCGATGGTCGCCGCGGGGGACGTGACCCGGGAGGGCGAGGTCGAACGGGTCGTCACCGAGGCGGTGGCGCGCTTCGGCCGGCTGGACGGCGCCTTCAACAACGCCGGCTACGCGACGTCCGGCAGCTTGCTGCACGAGACGGACGGCTCGGTCTTTGAACAGATCATGGCCGTGAACGTCAGGGGCGTGTGGAACTGCATGCGCCACCAGATCCCCGCGATGCTCGGCTCCGGCCGCCCGGCGTCGATCGTGAACACCTCCAGCGTGGCGGGCGTGCAGGCCACGGGCGCGTCCTCCGCCTATGTGGCGGCCAAGCACGCGGTCCTGGGGCTGACCCGGGCGGCCGCGGCCGAGTACGGCCGGCGGGGGGTCCGCGTGAACGCCCTGGTGGTGGGCAGCACGCGCACCGAGATGATGGACCAGGTACTGAAGGACACACCCTCGTTGGAGGAGGACTTCGTCGGGCGCTCCATCCAGAAACGGATGGCCGAACCGGAGGAGATCGCGCGCAACGCCGCCTGGCTCTGCAGCGATCAGGCCTCGTTCGTCACGGGCGTCGCGATGCCGGTGGACGGCGGCTGGACCGCCGCCTGA
- a CDS encoding helix-turn-helix domain-containing protein, which translates to MAPDGTGRRPAKQQERSLLTRGALLDATAREIDRHGYGSMVMHRIAREAGVTTGALTFHFPTKGQLLAELGELGLARVEERVSEVAELPVTPLRRAHLLLLALLELLHRDVVARAAVRLSSEIPGADDWSDSWLRPVREMFRSAGEEGQLRAGVTPEAVTEMALRLAAGTEVHARGDGAGPEDAEAARVRFTQFCDLLLYGISAIRPPEPDPASKNT; encoded by the coding sequence GTGGCACCGGACGGAACGGGAAGGAGGCCGGCGAAACAGCAGGAGAGGTCCCTGCTGACGCGCGGCGCTCTGCTGGACGCCACCGCGCGGGAGATCGACCGGCATGGCTACGGCAGCATGGTCATGCACCGCATCGCCCGCGAGGCCGGTGTCACGACGGGTGCGCTGACCTTCCACTTCCCCACGAAAGGGCAGCTCCTCGCCGAGCTCGGGGAGCTCGGCCTCGCCCGCGTCGAGGAGCGGGTGAGCGAGGTGGCCGAGCTCCCGGTGACCCCCCTGCGCAGGGCCCACCTACTGCTCCTGGCCCTGCTCGAACTGCTCCACCGCGATGTCGTGGCACGTGCGGCCGTACGGCTCTCCAGCGAGATCCCGGGGGCCGACGACTGGTCGGACTCCTGGCTCCGGCCGGTACGGGAGATGTTCCGCAGCGCGGGCGAGGAAGGGCAGTTGAGGGCGGGCGTCACCCCGGAGGCGGTGACGGAGATGGCCCTGCGACTGGCCGCCGGGACGGAGGTGCACGCCCGGGGCGACGGCGCAGGACCCGAGGACGCCGAGGCCGCCAGGGTGCGCTTCACCCAGTTCTGCGACCTGCTCCTGTACGGCATCTCAGCCATCCGCCCACCCGAGCCGGACCCCGCTAGTAAAAATACATAA
- a CDS encoding IS701 family transposase has product MSAQATAVLGAPESARRAGPEGLTAYAERVFGYLPRSDQRRWADAYLRGLLTTPGRKTVRRMARTLGLPESAPQALQQFISASPWEWAPARVELARIAAGLLPDAVWTARPVLLRKRGSHSVGLRAGILPGTGRRVNCQVGIGLFLSGGGRSIPVGWRLLLDDTWCEDPERRRRARIPDAVTPRPAWALVLEMVEQFAAAGVAESAPVVLGRDFAPGVHQLTSQLTWQSRDFVLEVPPGQPLTPASPRGAAPSPATASPGDAAALVAARCRRTASALPGRAQLFSTAVRLLPSRPPATAVHQSHRLVAEVATAPKRPSRFWITSLRDAPPTTVRGLAHRTVLTDVAVRDVQTELGLLDFEGRSFPGWHHHMTLASAAYLYRQLRGASVPQGWPVGP; this is encoded by the coding sequence ATGTCTGCACAGGCCACGGCGGTCCTCGGCGCACCGGAGAGCGCGCGGCGAGCAGGGCCGGAGGGCCTGACCGCCTACGCGGAGCGGGTCTTCGGGTATCTGCCCCGCAGTGACCAGCGCCGCTGGGCGGACGCCTATCTCAGAGGACTGCTGACCACGCCCGGGCGCAAGACCGTGCGGCGCATGGCCCGGACGCTGGGCCTGCCCGAGAGTGCGCCGCAGGCGCTCCAGCAGTTCATCAGTGCCAGCCCCTGGGAGTGGGCGCCCGCGCGGGTGGAGCTGGCCCGGATCGCGGCCGGACTGCTGCCCGACGCCGTCTGGACGGCCAGGCCTGTGCTGCTGCGCAAGCGGGGGAGCCATTCGGTGGGGCTGCGCGCGGGCATCCTCCCGGGTACCGGCCGACGGGTGAACTGCCAGGTCGGCATCGGTCTGTTCCTCTCCGGTGGCGGCCGCAGCATCCCGGTCGGCTGGCGCCTCCTCCTCGACGACACCTGGTGCGAGGACCCCGAGCGGCGCCGCCGCGCGCGGATTCCGGACGCGGTGACGCCCCGGCCCGCCTGGGCCCTCGTACTGGAGATGGTGGAGCAGTTCGCCGCCGCGGGGGTGGCCGAGTCCGCGCCCGTGGTGCTCGGCCGCGACTTCGCCCCCGGCGTCCATCAGTTGACCTCCCAACTCACCTGGCAGAGCCGGGACTTCGTCCTGGAGGTGCCGCCCGGGCAGCCGCTCACACCGGCGTCCCCCCGAGGGGCGGCCCCGTCCCCGGCCACCGCTTCCCCGGGCGACGCGGCGGCTCTCGTGGCGGCGCGCTGCCGGCGGACCGCCTCGGCACTGCCCGGGCGGGCGCAGCTGTTCTCGACCGCCGTACGTCTCCTCCCGTCGCGCCCCCCGGCAACCGCCGTGCACCAATCGCACCGGCTGGTCGCGGAGGTCGCCACCGCGCCGAAACGGCCCTCCCGGTTCTGGATCACCTCGCTCCGCGACGCACCGCCGACCACCGTGCGCGGGCTCGCGCACCGCACAGTCCTGACCGATGTGGCGGTCCGGGACGTGCAGACCGAGCTCGGGCTCCTGGACTTCGAGGGCCGTTCCTTCCCGGGCTGGCATCACCACATGACGCTGGCCTCCGCCGCCTACCTCTACCGCCAACTGCGTGGCGCGAGCGTGCCGCAGGGATGGCCCGTCGGTCCCTGA
- a CDS encoding IS701 family transposase → MIDHCPPAVRTGHALPVLPPSPSRDLVLAELASRVFASLPRSDQRRKGLQYLDGLLTVQGRKSIRNIAKLLGTQASEQNLHHFISDSTWDWVPIRRALAEAVDAALPTRAWVVRPMTIPKAGQNSVGVGRHFSPALGQTLNAQRAIGVWATSESAGVPVNWRLQLPSSWHTDDARRSQAAVPEGTSAESLHGCAVEASRETQLGWGLPVRPVVFDLDEASEPLLKTLATTHVPLMARVGGDTLLTVTDRVMSGREQSTLPAHRIMAMAGNMRRPVPGRRPLSGVVKDMPLAAAVRVELPSYPRGSEHRQLVLLGVGDYGSRWPAELWLSNLTTVPMEYLARLRQLTDRAAHDATVVADRVGIRDFTGRSFNGWHRHVTLASAAHAVTILGDRTSHLPYIAG, encoded by the coding sequence ATGATTGACCACTGCCCGCCCGCTGTCCGTACCGGTCACGCCCTGCCGGTTCTGCCGCCTTCCCCTTCCCGCGACCTGGTCCTCGCCGAGCTGGCCTCCAGGGTCTTCGCCTCGCTGCCCCGCAGCGACCAGCGCCGCAAGGGCCTCCAGTATCTGGACGGACTGCTGACCGTCCAGGGGCGCAAGTCGATCCGCAACATCGCCAAGCTGCTCGGAACCCAGGCCTCCGAGCAGAACCTGCACCACTTCATCAGCGACTCCACCTGGGACTGGGTGCCCATCCGCCGGGCGCTGGCCGAAGCCGTGGACGCCGCCCTGCCGACCCGGGCCTGGGTAGTAAGACCCATGACCATCCCCAAGGCCGGACAGAACTCCGTGGGGGTGGGCCGGCACTTCTCCCCGGCGCTCGGGCAGACCCTGAACGCGCAGCGCGCCATCGGCGTCTGGGCGACGTCGGAGTCCGCGGGCGTACCGGTCAACTGGCGGCTACAGCTGCCTTCCTCGTGGCACACCGACGACGCCCGGCGCAGTCAGGCGGCGGTCCCGGAGGGTACGAGCGCGGAGAGCCTGCACGGCTGCGCGGTCGAGGCGTCCCGGGAGACCCAGCTCGGCTGGGGGCTGCCGGTGCGGCCCGTCGTCTTCGATCTGGACGAGGCGTCCGAGCCGCTCCTGAAGACGCTGGCCACCACGCACGTTCCGCTCATGGCGAGGGTGGGCGGGGACACCCTGCTCACCGTGACCGACCGGGTCATGTCGGGGCGGGAGCAGAGCACACTCCCCGCACACCGGATCATGGCCATGGCCGGGAACATGCGGCGACCGGTGCCGGGCAGGCGCCCCCTGTCGGGAGTGGTGAAGGACATGCCCCTCGCCGCCGCCGTACGCGTCGAACTCCCCTCGTATCCCCGGGGTTCCGAACACCGGCAGCTGGTGCTCCTGGGTGTGGGCGACTACGGCAGCCGCTGGCCGGCCGAGCTGTGGCTGTCCAACCTCACCACGGTCCCCATGGAGTACCTGGCCAGGCTGCGGCAGCTCACGGACCGGGCGGCCCATGACGCCACGGTGGTGGCCGACCGCGTGGGCATCCGGGACTTCACCGGGCGCTCCTTCAACGGCTGGCACCGGCACGTCACGCTCGCCTCGGCCGCCCACGCCGTCACCATCCTGGGTGACCGCACCTCGCATCTGCCGTACATCGCGGGCTAG